The following proteins are encoded in a genomic region of Triticum dicoccoides isolate Atlit2015 ecotype Zavitan chromosome 1B, WEW_v2.0, whole genome shotgun sequence:
- the LOC119350276 gene encoding serine/arginine repetitive matrix protein 1-like → MSTRPRSGREGWCVLTAGLALFFAAVAPPSPRSRSRARCQHAPEATVRRLRSHPLRSSHHARHRPAAPPCIRALDRHPGPPLPRAPPLPYVAATAGPVSWVCAAPRPSPPRCRDGGPIRAAAPATSQQTRPITAATRFHAPAPAAPHHRPPRAASTPYISSARGRTPRARRLRPGRLRLRPRLCLPASTRPPHAGSGSPRRPGRLTPSPAPAQPLGCHAPRRLRLGAPPAGLVFNPALARGPHPAGSRVPCRLRSRAPAGSASPGRPRRHLARGFRAPACAASGSRTGPCVRPPPCPAGPRPRPPAGPSLAGFRHARCSNATDGCCMQKRKVNRMRKKRKRKCRKAGSRALPGSPGCSRCSATQKENQEKEDMSGCCSRDLPASPSGRPVRLPALTPGRLGARPGRSSASTPDRPGPLAGAPLEPPGGLEAASSGRHAPAIITSSFASSALNQSSSPGGSEATCGLRTRRRPQPAFSSPVSTSSTARPSVQLLQVARRLGGYTQCARAPPLSRRTPRPRPAGPCAPQPADSASASSALDVTVGFINNNEDPPPNFSKLPGGSEATSSGCARAPPLSRRTPRPRPAPSTSSSASSSTARPSTQIFQVARRLGGYTQWVRSRAPAQPADSVSAPGRALRPSAGGLRIHAQRPRHHRRLLQQRQDPPRNFSKLPGGSEATPSGCARMPPPETRRSCCTPVAGCNRHLLLHRRPLKTLRATFPSCPEAQRLLSGG, encoded by the exons ATGTCGACACGCCCCCGAAGCGGCCGCGAGGGGTGGTGCGTACTCACCGCCGGCCTCGCCCTCttcttcgccgccgtggcaccaccGTCGCCCCGATCGCGCTCGAGGGCTCGATGTCAACACGCCCCCGAGGCGACCGTGCG CCGTCTCCGCTCGCATCCGCTCCGCTCCAGCCACCACGCCCGCCATCGCCCTGCTGCTCCTCCCTGCATTCGAGCGCTCGACAGGCATCCAGGGCCTCCTCTGCCCCGGGCACCTCCGCTTCCGTATGTCGCCGCGACGGCCGGCCCCGTCTCCTGGGTCTGCGCCGCCCCGCGGCCTTCTCCTCCTCGGTGCCGCGACGGCGGCCccatccgcgccgccgccccggcaaCGTCCCAACAGACGCGCCCCATCACCGCGGCGACTCGCTTCCACGCCCCCGCGCCCGCAGCTCCCCATCACCGGCCTCCGCGCGCCGCGTCGACCCcctacatctcctctgcccgcggCCGGACGCCCCGCGCCCGCCGGCTTCGCCCGGGCCGGCTCCGCCTCCGCCCGCGGCTTTGCCTCCCCGCGTCGACCCGGCCACCCCACGCCGGGTCCGGCTCCCCGCGTCGACCCGGCCGACTCACGCCGAGTCCGGCTCCCGCGCAGCCCCTCGGCTGCCACGCCCCTCGCCGCCTCCGGCTCGGTGCCCCGCCCGCCGGCCTCGTCTTCAATCCGGCCCTCGCCCGTGGCCCCCATCCGGCCGGCTCCCGCGTGCCCTGCCGGCTTCGCTCGCGCGCCCCCGCCGGGTCCGCCTCGCCCGGCCGGCCGCGTCGCCACCTTGCGCGCGGGTTCCGCGCCCCTGCCTGCGCCGCGTCCGGCTCCCGCACCGGCCCCTGCGTGCGGCCGCCTCCGTGCCCGGCCGGCCCCCGCCCCCGGCCGCCTGCCGGCCCCTCGCTCGCCGGTTTCAGGCATGCGCGCTGCTCAAATGCCACGGACGGATGCTGCATGCAAAAAAGAAAAGTCAACCGtatgagaaaaaagagaaaaagaaagtgCAGGAAGGCCGGGTCGCGCGCGCTACCCGGAAGTCCTGGTTGCTCCCGCTGCTCGGCCACTCAGAAAGAAAATCAAGAAAAAGAAGATATGTCCGGATGCTGCAGTCGCGACCTACCCGCGTCACCGTCTGGCCGCCCAGTCCGCCTGCCAGCTTTGACGCCTGGCCGGCTGGGGGCCCGACCCGGCCGCTCATCCGCCTCGACGCCTGACCGTCCCGGTCCGCTGGCTGGGGCACCTCTCGAGCCACCCGGAGGCTTGGAGGCTGCATCTAGTGGGCGGCATGCGCCGgcaatcatcacctcgtccttcgcctcgtctgcattaaatcaat CCTCCTcgcccggaggctcggaggctacatgCGGGTTGCGGACCCGACGCCGGCCGCAACCGGCGTTTTCATCGCCGGTATCCACATCATCAACAGCAAGACCCTCCGTGCAACTtctccaagttgcccggaggctcggaggctacacccagtgcGCTCGCGCGCCCCCACTCAGTCGGCGGACTCCGCGTCCGCGCCCGGCAGGGCCCTGCGCCCCTCAGCCGGCGGACTCCGCGTCCGCGTCCAGCGCCCTCGACGTCACTGTCGGCTTCATCAACAACAACGAAGACCCTCCGcccaacttttccaagttgcccggaggctcggaggctacatccagtgggtgcgctCGTGCGCCCCCACTCAGCCGGCGGACTCCGCGTCCGCGCCCGGCTCCCTCGACATCATCGTCGGCTTCATCATCAACAGCAAGACCCTCCACGCAAAttttccaagttgcccggaggctcggaggctacacccagtgggtgcgctcgcgCGCCCCCGCTCAGCCGGCGGACTCCGTGTCCGCGCCCGGCAGGGCCCTGCGCCCCTCAGCCGGCGGACTCCGCATCCACGCCCAGCGCCCTCGACATCACCGTCGGCTTCTTCAACAACGGCAAGACCCTCCGCgcaacttttccaagttgcccggaggctcggaggctacacccagtgggtgcgctcgcaTGCCCCCACCCGAAACACGCCGTTCCTGTTGCACGCCCGTCGCCGGCTGCAACCGGCATCTGCTGCTTCATCGACGCCCACTAAAAACCCTCCGCgcaacttttccaagttgcccggaggctcagaggctactgtcggggggatga